One Glycine max cultivar Williams 82 chromosome 6, Glycine_max_v4.0, whole genome shotgun sequence DNA segment encodes these proteins:
- the LOC100778166 gene encoding uncharacterized protein isoform X1: MDVKKIVVAVEDVDAARTALQWALRNIIRYGDIITLLHVYHHSTRSKSKARLLRLNGFKLALSFQDMCNNYPNTKVEIIVTEGDQEGAKIAATVREIGASMLVVGLHDSSFLYKLTMAHSHNSIGSIFNCRVFAIKQPHVSPVRPMISAVSVLDSSTNMDFSQIDLSRLQVPRTPPQKIPYRICPNPSAIIWRSRKSRRR, translated from the exons ATGGATGTGAAGAAAATTGTGGTTGCTGTCGAAGATGTGGATGCAGCTAGAACTGCTCTACAATGGGCTCTTAGAAACATCATTCGCTATGGTGACATAATCACCCTTCTCCATGTCTATCATCACTCCACAAGATCAAAAAGCAAAGCACGTCTTCTACGCCTAAATGGCTTCAAATTAGCCCTCTCCTTTCAAGACATGTGCAACAACTACCCCAAC ACAAAGGTTGAAATTATTGTCACGGAAGGGGACCAAGAAGGAGCCAAGATCGCAGCCACGGTGCGAGAGATTGGAGCTTCCATGCTTGTGGTTGGACTCCATGATAGTAGTTTTCTATACAA ATTGACAATGGCCCATTCCCATAATAGCATAGGCAGCATTTTCAACTGCAGAGTATTTGCAATCAAGCAGCCTCATGTGTCACcagtgaggcccatgatatctGCAGTGTCTGTGCTAGACAGTTCAACcaacatggatttttctcaaattgaTCTTTCTAGATTACA AGTCCCTCGTACCCCTCCACAAAAAATTCCATACCGAATCTGTCCTAACCCATCTGCAATTATTTGGAGATCAAGGAAGTCTAGGAGAAGGTGA
- the LOC100778166 gene encoding uncharacterized protein isoform X2 yields MDVKKIVVAVEDVDAARTALQWALRNIIRYGDIITLLHVYHHSTRSKSKARLLRLNGFKLALSFQDMCNNYPNTKVEIIVTEGDQEGAKIAATVREIGASMLVVGLHDSSFLYNIGSIFNCRVFAIKQPHVSPVRPMISAVSVLDSSTNMDFSQIDLSRLQVPRTPPQKIPYRICPNPSAIIWRSRKSRRR; encoded by the exons ATGGATGTGAAGAAAATTGTGGTTGCTGTCGAAGATGTGGATGCAGCTAGAACTGCTCTACAATGGGCTCTTAGAAACATCATTCGCTATGGTGACATAATCACCCTTCTCCATGTCTATCATCACTCCACAAGATCAAAAAGCAAAGCACGTCTTCTACGCCTAAATGGCTTCAAATTAGCCCTCTCCTTTCAAGACATGTGCAACAACTACCCCAAC ACAAAGGTTGAAATTATTGTCACGGAAGGGGACCAAGAAGGAGCCAAGATCGCAGCCACGGTGCGAGAGATTGGAGCTTCCATGCTTGTGGTTGGACTCCATGATAGTAGTTTTCTATACAA CATAGGCAGCATTTTCAACTGCAGAGTATTTGCAATCAAGCAGCCTCATGTGTCACcagtgaggcccatgatatctGCAGTGTCTGTGCTAGACAGTTCAACcaacatggatttttctcaaattgaTCTTTCTAGATTACA AGTCCCTCGTACCCCTCCACAAAAAATTCCATACCGAATCTGTCCTAACCCATCTGCAATTATTTGGAGATCAAGGAAGTCTAGGAGAAGGTGA
- the LOC100778711 gene encoding translation initiation factor eIF-2B subunit delta isoform X1, with protein MPPLLFFSENPIGRNHRNLKLRLRYKTNPNSFFISLSIFLFKQHFHTVITAIPTRLPPMDGRRASRASAADPKVRRIGFFAPQSEPDPTPPPPNFVSVPPLRHLSAAVPVPDTGIRRQLSGDLVPIGSYNPAESLLGTSPAASSLSSSIVGVGDKEFSEDSSAAGWYRRGDSDFTGVGFDLPVVKPPGNSPAVNAKNVAGEKREESGKEVHPDLPSISKPLKEKNTKGERRALQEAQRAAKAASKADGNTTVAETRRAAPSKRMWQSSQKKDGPLVMSPVATDKKSGDRPLEKERKKDAPPPRMQFDDKNRVEKAKRRAVVDQNEARNRVELFRHLPQYERWTQLPKLESKFFQLDSVHPAVFKVGMRYLAGDISGSNARCIEMLRAFQEAIIDYSTPPGKVLVRDLTAKISSYVSFFSECRPLSISMGNAIRFVKSCVAKLPLSHTESEAKAALCSDINQFINEKIILADKVIVGHAASKVRDGDVLLTYGSSCVVEMILLYAHDLGKQFRVVVVDSRPKFESRALLRRLVARGLSCTYTHINAVSYVMHEVTRVFLGASSILCNGTAYAKVGTACVAMVAHTFRVPVLICCEAYKFHERVQLDSICSNELGDPDAVAVVPGRMDVNYLDNWTNQDNLQLLNLFYDATPSDYVSAIVTDHGMIPPTSVAVIVREYGREHLI; from the exons ATGCCGCCACTCCTATTCTTCAGTGAAAATCCAATTGGCAGAAACCacagaaatttgaaattgagacTACGATATAAAACGAACCCTAACTCCTTCTTCATCTCTCTATCTATCTTCCTCTTCAAGCAACATTTCCACACTGTTATCACAGCCATCCCCACCCGCCTTCCTCCCATGGACGGGCGACGCGCCTCGCGGGCCTCTGCGGCCGACCCCAAAGTGAGGCGCATCGGCTTCTTCGCCCCGCAGTCCGAACCCGACCCGACGCCGCCGCCTCCAAACTTCGTCTCGGTTCCTCCGCTGCGTCATCTCTCCGCTGCCGTGCCCGTCCCCGACACCGGGATTCGGCGCCAGTTGTCCGGCGACCTCGTGCCAATTGGAAGCTACAACCCCGCCGAGTCGCTGCTCGGGACCTCGCCGGCGGCGTCTTCGCTCTCTTCAAGCATAGTTGGCGTCGGCGACAAGGAGTTCTCCGAAGACTCTTCCGCCGCCGGCTGGTACCGTCGCGGCGACTCGGATTTTACCGGCGTAGGGTTTGACTTGCCGGTAGTGAAGCCTCCTGGAAATTCGCCGGCGGTGAATGCGAAAAACGTTGCCGGAG AAAAGAGGGAAGAGTCTGGCAAAGAAGTACACCCTGATCTGCCATCAATTTCAAAGCcactgaaagaaaaaaatacaaagggtGAGAGACGAGCATTGCAGGAGGCACAAAGAGCTGCAAAAGCTGCTTCTAAAG CTGATGGAAACACAACAGTTGCTGAAACTAGGAGGGCAGCCCCCAGTAAAAGAATGTGGCAGTCTTCACAAAAGAAAGATGGTCCTCTTGTTATGTCACCAGTGGCTACTGACAAGAAATCAGGAGATCGTCCTTTGgagaaagagaggaaaaaagatGCTCCTCCTCCACGAATgcaatttgatgataaaaacAGAGTGGAAAAGGCCAAAAGGCGTGCTGTAGTTGATCAGAATGAAGCTAGAAACAGAGTTGAATTATTTCGCCATTTGCCTCAATATGAACGTTGGACTCAGCTTCCTAAACTTGAATCAAAGTTTTTCCAACTGGATTCAGTGCATCCTGCTGTGTTCAAG GTTGGAATGCGTTATTTGGCAGGAGATATATCTGGGAGTAATGCCCGATGTATTGAAATGCTTAGAGCATTTCAGGAAGCCATTATAGACTACTCCACACCGCCTGGGAAAGTCCTTGTCAGGGATTTAACTGCAAAAATCAGTAgttatgtttcattttttagtgAATGCAGACCACTTTCTATTAGCATGGGAAATGCAATTAGGTTTGTAAAGAGTTGTGTTGCCAAGTTGCCTTTAAGTCATACTGAATCTGAAGCAAAAGCAGCTCTTTGTTCagatattaatcaattcatcaaCGAAAAAATAATTCTTGCTGATAAGGTGATTGTTGGACATGCTGCTTCGAAAGTTAGGGATGGAGACGTTCTTCTTACATATGGATCATCATGTGTTGTTGAGATGATTCTTTTATATGCCCATGATCTTGGGAAACAGTTCCGTGTTGTGGTGGTAGACTCACGACCAAAGTTTGAAAGCCGGGCCTTACTTCGTAGACTGGTGGCTAGGGGCCTGAGTTGTACATATACCCATATAAATGCTGTTTCTTATGTCATGCATGAGGTCACACGAGTTTTTCTTGGAGCATCTTCCATTCTGTGTAATGGAACTGCATATGCAAAGGTTGGGACTGCATGTGTTGCAATGGTAGCTCATACATTTCGTGTTCCTGTATTGATCTGTTGTGAAGCTTATAAGTTTCATGAAAGGGTGCAACTTGATTCAATATGTTCTAATGAACTAG GTGACCCAGATGCTGTTGCCGTGGTTCCTGGAAGAATGGATGTCAATTATCTGGACAATTGGACTAATCAAGACAATTTGCAGCTTCTGAATTTGTT CTATGATGCTACTCCTTCAGATTATGTATCGGCCATTGTTACAGACCATGGAATG ATCCCTCCTACAAGTGTGGCCGTAATTGTGCGCGAGTATGGACGAGAGCACTTGATCTAG
- the LOC100778711 gene encoding translation initiation factor eIF-2B subunit delta isoform X2, which translates to MWQSSQKKDGPLVMSPVATDKKSGDRPLEKERKKDAPPPRMQFDDKNRVEKAKRRAVVDQNEARNRVELFRHLPQYERWTQLPKLESKFFQLDSVHPAVFKVGMRYLAGDISGSNARCIEMLRAFQEAIIDYSTPPGKVLVRDLTAKISSYVSFFSECRPLSISMGNAIRFVKSCVAKLPLSHTESEAKAALCSDINQFINEKIILADKVIVGHAASKVRDGDVLLTYGSSCVVEMILLYAHDLGKQFRVVVVDSRPKFESRALLRRLVARGLSCTYTHINAVSYVMHEVTRVFLGASSILCNGTAYAKVGTACVAMVAHTFRVPVLICCEAYKFHERVQLDSICSNELGDPDAVAVVPGRMDVNYLDNWTNQDNLQLLNLFYDATPSDYVSAIVTDHGMIPPTSVAVIVREYGREHLI; encoded by the exons ATGTGGCAGTCTTCACAAAAGAAAGATGGTCCTCTTGTTATGTCACCAGTGGCTACTGACAAGAAATCAGGAGATCGTCCTTTGgagaaagagaggaaaaaagatGCTCCTCCTCCACGAATgcaatttgatgataaaaacAGAGTGGAAAAGGCCAAAAGGCGTGCTGTAGTTGATCAGAATGAAGCTAGAAACAGAGTTGAATTATTTCGCCATTTGCCTCAATATGAACGTTGGACTCAGCTTCCTAAACTTGAATCAAAGTTTTTCCAACTGGATTCAGTGCATCCTGCTGTGTTCAAG GTTGGAATGCGTTATTTGGCAGGAGATATATCTGGGAGTAATGCCCGATGTATTGAAATGCTTAGAGCATTTCAGGAAGCCATTATAGACTACTCCACACCGCCTGGGAAAGTCCTTGTCAGGGATTTAACTGCAAAAATCAGTAgttatgtttcattttttagtgAATGCAGACCACTTTCTATTAGCATGGGAAATGCAATTAGGTTTGTAAAGAGTTGTGTTGCCAAGTTGCCTTTAAGTCATACTGAATCTGAAGCAAAAGCAGCTCTTTGTTCagatattaatcaattcatcaaCGAAAAAATAATTCTTGCTGATAAGGTGATTGTTGGACATGCTGCTTCGAAAGTTAGGGATGGAGACGTTCTTCTTACATATGGATCATCATGTGTTGTTGAGATGATTCTTTTATATGCCCATGATCTTGGGAAACAGTTCCGTGTTGTGGTGGTAGACTCACGACCAAAGTTTGAAAGCCGGGCCTTACTTCGTAGACTGGTGGCTAGGGGCCTGAGTTGTACATATACCCATATAAATGCTGTTTCTTATGTCATGCATGAGGTCACACGAGTTTTTCTTGGAGCATCTTCCATTCTGTGTAATGGAACTGCATATGCAAAGGTTGGGACTGCATGTGTTGCAATGGTAGCTCATACATTTCGTGTTCCTGTATTGATCTGTTGTGAAGCTTATAAGTTTCATGAAAGGGTGCAACTTGATTCAATATGTTCTAATGAACTAG GTGACCCAGATGCTGTTGCCGTGGTTCCTGGAAGAATGGATGTCAATTATCTGGACAATTGGACTAATCAAGACAATTTGCAGCTTCTGAATTTGTT CTATGATGCTACTCCTTCAGATTATGTATCGGCCATTGTTACAGACCATGGAATG ATCCCTCCTACAAGTGTGGCCGTAATTGTGCGCGAGTATGGACGAGAGCACTTGATCTAG